A genome region from Rhodanobacter thiooxydans includes the following:
- the cysD gene encoding sulfate adenylyltransferase subunit CysD, with amino-acid sequence MSTDNAPTHSHLDELEAESIHIFREVAASFRHPVMLYSIGKDSSVLLHLLRKAFYPAKPPLPLLHVDTTWKFREMIAFRDQVAAAGDVQVLVHINEEGVRQGISPLTHGATVHTDVMKTQALKQALDRYGFDAAIGGARRDEEKSRAKERVFSFRNGQHRWDPKRQRPEFWHTYNTQIRKGESVRVFPLSNWTEMDVWLYIRREGIPVVPLYFARPRPVVARDGALIMADDERLTLRAGEAVQMREVRFRTLGCYPLTGAVESSADTLDKIIAEMADSRSSERQGRVIDQDPDASMERKKLEGYF; translated from the coding sequence ATGAGCACAGACAACGCGCCGACGCATTCGCATCTGGACGAACTGGAGGCGGAAAGCATCCACATCTTCCGCGAGGTGGCGGCCAGCTTCCGCCACCCGGTTATGCTGTATTCGATCGGCAAGGATTCCTCGGTGCTGCTGCACCTGCTGCGCAAGGCCTTCTACCCGGCGAAGCCGCCGCTGCCGCTGCTGCACGTGGACACCACCTGGAAATTCCGCGAGATGATCGCGTTCCGCGACCAGGTGGCCGCGGCCGGCGACGTGCAGGTGCTGGTGCACATCAACGAAGAAGGCGTGCGCCAGGGCATCTCGCCGCTCACCCACGGCGCCACCGTGCACACCGACGTGATGAAGACCCAGGCACTGAAGCAGGCGCTGGACCGGTACGGCTTCGACGCGGCGATCGGCGGCGCCCGCCGCGACGAAGAGAAGTCGCGCGCGAAGGAACGTGTGTTCTCCTTCCGCAACGGGCAGCACCGCTGGGACCCGAAGCGCCAGCGCCCGGAATTCTGGCATACGTACAACACGCAGATCCGCAAGGGCGAGAGCGTGCGGGTGTTCCCGCTGTCCAACTGGACCGAGATGGACGTGTGGCTCTACATCCGCCGCGAGGGCATCCCGGTGGTGCCGCTGTACTTCGCCAGACCGCGCCCGGTGGTGGCGCGCGACGGCGCCCTGATCATGGCCGACGACGAGCGCCTCACGCTGCGCGCGGGCGAAGCGGTGCAAATGCGCGAAGTGCGCTTCCGCACGCTCGGCTGCTACCCGCTCACCGGCGCGGTGGAATCGTCCGCCGACACGCTGGACAAGATCATCGCCGAGATGGCCGACTCTCGCAGCTCCGAGCGGCAGGGCCGGGTGATCGACCAGGACCCCGACGCCTCGATGGAGCGCAAGAAGCTGGAGGGCTACTTCTGA
- the cysC gene encoding adenylyl-sulfate kinase yields the protein MAAPTASAITPAGAEKSLLRFITCGSVDDGKSTLLGRLLYDAGTVPDDQLAALARDSRRLHADAGDTLDFALLTDGLDAEREQGITIDVAYRYFHTARRSFIVADCPGHEQYTRNMATGASNAELAVVLVDARKGLLPQTRRHTYICALLGIRQVVLAVNKMDLVDGDEAVYREISEAYRALAQGLGIARVECLPVIAPGGDNVGTRSARMPWYQGPSLLELLESADAAPARAADFRMPVQWVNRPDQSFRGYAGTICGGRVAKGDEVVVQPGLQRARIERIVTADGELESAGDGQAVTLCLDRELDASRGDVIADALRPAPVADQFTCHLLWLGDSALLPNRAYWLKLGTRTVNARVMAIKHKVDVNSQARLAARNLELNEVGYCTLGLDEEVAFEAYADNRTLGGFILIDRQSNATVACGMLDFALGRSANVHWQHVDIDKSVRAASKGQQPLCLWFTGLSGAGKSTVANLVERRLHALGCHTYLLDGDNVRHGINRDLGFTPEDRVENIRRIAEVAHLMVDAGLIVLVSVISPYRSERQSARELFAASEFMEVFVDTPLEECERRDPKGLYRKARAGAIRNFTGIDAPYERPEAPDIHLAGAGRRPEELAEQVVARIAATLDGGAED from the coding sequence ATGGCCGCGCCGACTGCTTCCGCCATCACGCCTGCAGGCGCCGAGAAGAGCCTGCTGCGCTTCATCACCTGCGGCAGCGTGGACGACGGCAAGAGCACCCTGCTCGGGCGTCTGCTGTACGACGCCGGCACGGTGCCGGACGACCAGCTCGCCGCGCTGGCGCGCGACAGCCGCCGGCTGCATGCCGATGCAGGCGACACGCTGGACTTCGCCCTGCTCACCGACGGGCTGGACGCGGAGCGCGAGCAGGGCATCACGATCGACGTCGCCTACCGCTACTTCCACACCGCGCGGCGCAGCTTCATCGTGGCCGACTGCCCCGGCCACGAGCAGTACACCCGCAACATGGCCACCGGCGCCTCCAACGCCGAGCTGGCGGTGGTGCTGGTGGACGCGCGCAAGGGCCTGCTGCCGCAGACCCGTCGACATACATATATATGTGCGCTGCTGGGCATCCGCCAGGTGGTGCTGGCGGTGAACAAGATGGACCTGGTCGATGGCGACGAGGCCGTCTACCGCGAGATCAGCGAAGCCTACCGGGCGCTGGCGCAGGGGCTGGGCATCGCCCGCGTGGAATGCCTGCCGGTGATCGCGCCGGGCGGCGACAACGTGGGCACGCGTTCCGCGCGCATGCCCTGGTACCAGGGCCCCAGCCTGCTGGAGCTGCTGGAATCGGCCGATGCGGCACCGGCCCGGGCAGCGGATTTCCGCATGCCGGTGCAGTGGGTGAACCGGCCCGACCAGTCGTTTCGCGGCTACGCCGGCACGATCTGCGGCGGCCGCGTGGCGAAGGGCGACGAGGTGGTGGTGCAGCCCGGCCTGCAGCGGGCACGCATCGAGCGCATCGTCACCGCCGACGGCGAACTGGAGAGCGCGGGCGACGGCCAGGCGGTGACGTTGTGCCTGGACCGCGAGCTGGACGCCAGCCGCGGCGACGTGATCGCCGACGCGCTGCGCCCCGCGCCGGTGGCCGACCAGTTCACCTGCCACTTGCTGTGGCTGGGCGACAGTGCGCTGCTGCCCAATCGCGCCTACTGGCTGAAGCTCGGCACGCGCACGGTCAACGCGCGGGTGATGGCGATCAAGCACAAGGTGGACGTCAACAGCCAGGCCCGGCTGGCCGCGCGCAACCTGGAACTCAACGAGGTCGGCTACTGCACGCTCGGCCTGGACGAGGAGGTCGCGTTCGAGGCCTACGCGGACAACCGCACGCTTGGCGGCTTCATCCTGATCGACCGCCAGAGCAACGCCACGGTGGCCTGCGGCATGCTCGACTTCGCGCTCGGCCGCTCGGCCAACGTGCACTGGCAGCATGTCGACATCGACAAGTCCGTGCGTGCCGCCAGCAAGGGGCAGCAGCCGCTGTGCCTGTGGTTCACCGGCCTGTCCGGCGCCGGCAAGTCCACCGTCGCCAACCTGGTCGAGCGCCGCCTGCATGCGCTGGGCTGCCACACCTACCTGCTCGACGGCGACAACGTGCGCCACGGCATCAACCGCGACCTGGGCTTCACTCCGGAGGATCGCGTGGAGAACATCCGCCGCATCGCCGAGGTGGCGCACCTGATGGTGGACGCCGGGCTGATCGTGCTGGTCAGCGTGATCTCGCCGTACCGCAGCGAGCGGCAGTCGGCGCGCGAGCTGTTCGCGGCCTCGGAATTCATGGAGGTGTTCGTCGACACGCCGCTGGAGGAATGCGAGCGGCGCGATCCCAAGGGGCTGTACCGCAAGGCCCGTGCCGGCGCGATCCGCAACTTCACCGGCATCGACGCGCCGTACGAGCGCCCCGAGGCGCCGGACATCCACCTGGCGGGCGCGGGGCGGCGGCCGGAGGAACTGGCCGAACAGGTGGTGGCGCGGATCGCGGCCACGCTGGACGGCGGCGCGGAAGACTGA
- the gcvT gene encoding glycine cleavage system aminomethyltransferase GcvT, translated as MTEKTVLNATHRALGARMVDFGGWDMPINYGSQIEEHHAVRRDAGMFDVSHMTVIDLHGARTKDFLRHLLANSVDKLKAHGKALYSCMLNEQGGVIDDLIVYFLGDEFYRLVVNAATRAKDLAWIEQQAKAFDVQVKERPEFAMIAVQGPHARAKVLGVLHEMDRPRIEKLGKFAAAAAQGPHGMPLFVARTGYTGEDGFEIIVPAEHAVALWEALAAVGVKPAGLGARDTLRLEAGMNLYGQDMDETVSPWEANLGWTIALDEGRDFIGRKVLEAQKAAGVKRVMVGLVLDEKGVLRHGQKVLTANGEGEILSGSFAPTLDKAVAFARIPVGEPGAIRVDIRGREVPVRLVKYPFVRDGKPCEGI; from the coding sequence ATGACCGAGAAAACCGTACTCAACGCCACCCACCGCGCGCTCGGGGCGCGCATGGTCGATTTCGGCGGCTGGGACATGCCGATCAACTACGGCTCGCAGATCGAGGAACATCACGCGGTGCGCCGCGACGCCGGCATGTTCGACGTCTCGCACATGACCGTGATCGACCTGCATGGCGCGCGCACGAAGGACTTTCTGCGCCATCTGCTGGCCAACAGCGTGGACAAGCTCAAGGCGCACGGCAAGGCGCTGTACTCGTGCATGCTGAACGAGCAGGGCGGGGTGATCGACGATCTGATCGTGTACTTCCTCGGCGACGAGTTCTACCGGCTGGTGGTGAACGCCGCCACCCGCGCCAAGGATCTGGCCTGGATCGAGCAGCAGGCGAAGGCGTTCGACGTGCAGGTGAAGGAGCGTCCCGAGTTCGCCATGATCGCGGTACAGGGTCCGCACGCGCGCGCGAAGGTGCTTGGCGTGCTGCACGAGATGGATCGCCCGCGCATCGAGAAGCTGGGCAAGTTCGCCGCCGCCGCCGCGCAGGGCCCGCATGGCATGCCGCTGTTCGTGGCGCGTACCGGCTATACCGGCGAGGACGGTTTCGAGATCATCGTGCCGGCCGAGCATGCCGTGGCGCTGTGGGAGGCGCTGGCCGCCGTCGGCGTGAAGCCGGCCGGCCTCGGCGCGCGCGACACGCTGCGGCTGGAAGCCGGCATGAATCTCTACGGCCAGGACATGGACGAGACGGTTTCGCCGTGGGAAGCCAACCTCGGCTGGACCATCGCGCTGGACGAGGGCCGCGATTTCATCGGCCGCAAGGTGCTGGAGGCGCAGAAGGCCGCCGGCGTGAAGCGCGTGATGGTTGGCCTGGTGCTGGACGAGAAGGGCGTGCTGCGCCACGGCCAGAAGGTGCTCACCGCCAACGGCGAGGGCGAAATCCTCTCCGGCAGCTTCGCACCGACCCTCGACAAGGCGGTGGCGTTCGCGCGCATCCCCGTCGGCGAGCCGGGCGCCATCCGCGTGGACATCCGCGGCCGCGAAGTGCCGGTGCGCCTGGTGAAATACCCGTTCGTGCGCGACGGCAAGCCCTGCGAAGGGATCTGA